Part of the Desulfovibrio desulfuricans DSM 642 genome is shown below.
GTTGCGAATCCCAATTGGAGAGTTGGGGTATCAGAATCTTTTGATATGAACCTTTGCCTATGCCATTCGTCTATCGTTACGGGAGTATTTTTAATAAGACCAATGAGTGCTTCTGTGTCATTAAGAACAGAATGCCAGAAGGCGTAGATGAGCGGGTTAAGGTCATTGATAATAATTTTGCTCACATGCCTTGATAGCAGTAGATTGATTGCAGCGCCTGCACCACCACAAAATGGTTCAATATACGTGCCTCCTGCCAACCCATTGCTTTGCAATGTGGCCGCTAGGAAGCCTGTCAAGGAGGATTTGCCTCCTGGGTAGCGTAATGGGCTTGCAGCAATCTTCATAGCTAAATAGACTATTATATTTGTCTTTAAAAGGAAAGTCCAATATATGCTGCTCATATTAAGATTTTCCTACCCTTCGAATTTCAGAACAATTTCTGTCAGGATTTACAGTGTTCTTCAAGGGATTCAGATACGTCTCCAGCTTTAATAATCAGTTAAATGTAAATTTAAGGTGTATCCGCCCGATCAACTAAGCACTAACAAGCGTCCGGAACGCTGAGCATAACACACAAGGGCGGGTTGCCGTAAAGCAACCCGCCTTGTGTGTTATGTCCCTCCAGAATTACCTGTCGGCCTCAACTTCATGCGTCCGGCTAGATGATGGCTGAACCGCACGCTCAATGATCGCCGCCAAGTGGTTAATGTCCGGCGCCACGCTTTTCAGGTAGATGTCGGTTGTAGTGGCTCGCTGGTGCCCCAAGAGGAGCTGAATGTCGGTCAAACCCGCCTGTTGCGACTGGATGAGACTCACGGCGAAAAAATGCCGTATGGCATGAAAACCAAAGCTTTTGACCTGCGCCTTTTTGCAGAGGTGTTTCATCATATCCCTGATCGTTTGCTGGCGAGTTGAGTACGGTCCACCTGTGTTGGGATTGATGAAAACATGGGTCGTATTGCCTGTTATGGCTTTCTGGGCAGTTATAATGGCGTTCAAGCTGTTGCCTATGGGCAACGTCCGGTATTGCCTTGCCCCTCCTTTGCGCTTCCGTGTCCAAAGCTTCAATGAATGGTCGGCAACGTCTTCCCACGTTAAATTGAGAATTTCGCTTACTCTGGCCCCTGTGAGTAGCAGCGTGTTGAGCAAATCAGCTTGCCACGGTTTGGCTACCGCCAGAACCTTGCTGATGTCGTCAGGGGTAGGCACGTACTTGACGTATTGTTCCACGGCGGGCTTGGCGACAAAA
Proteins encoded:
- a CDS encoding tyrosine-type recombinase/integrase produces the protein MEQYVKYVPTPDDISKVLAVAKPWQADLLNTLLLTGARVSEILNLTWEDVADHSLKLWTRKRKGGARQYRTLPIGNSLNAIITAQKAITGNTTHVFINPNTGGPYSTRQQTIRDMMKHLCKKAQVKSFGFHAIRHFFAVSLIQSQQAGLTDIQLLLGHQRATTTDIYLKSVAPDINHLAAIIERAVQPSSSRTHEVEADR